The Gemmatimonadaceae bacterium genome contains a region encoding:
- a CDS encoding DUF2306 domain-containing protein yields the protein MRTASSSRRADWLVPAGLILLSVVPALAGAARLASVVGGAATTAENARFFAAPFSVVLHLLSVIPFSILGALQFSPALRRRYRGWHRTAGKYLVAFGLLAALTGLWMTQTYPWPAGDGEGLYIMRLLFGSAMAVSIVLGVDAVRRRDFTSHGEWMMRGYAIGMGAGTQVLTHLPWFIFVGTPSEFPRTVLMGAGWVINLAVAEWVIQQKRRRQRQTVHPTSPC from the coding sequence ATGCGCACCGCGAGTTCCTCACGGCGGGCCGACTGGCTTGTTCCTGCGGGGCTGATCCTGTTGAGCGTCGTGCCGGCTCTTGCCGGCGCGGCGCGGCTCGCCTCTGTCGTGGGTGGCGCGGCGACCACCGCGGAGAATGCGCGGTTCTTCGCGGCGCCGTTTTCGGTAGTGCTGCACCTCCTCTCGGTCATTCCGTTCAGCATTCTCGGTGCGCTGCAGTTCTCACCGGCATTACGGCGGCGTTATCGCGGCTGGCACCGCACGGCCGGCAAGTATCTGGTGGCGTTCGGGCTGCTGGCGGCGTTGACGGGGTTGTGGATGACCCAGACCTATCCTTGGCCGGCCGGTGATGGCGAAGGGCTGTATATCATGCGCTTGCTGTTCGGTTCGGCGATGGCGGTTTCGATTGTGCTTGGCGTCGATGCTGTTCGACGCCGGGACTTCACATCACACGGCGAGTGGATGATGCGCGGCTATGCCATTGGGATGGGGGCTGGCACACAAGTGCTGACTCACCTTCCATGGTTCATCTTTGTGGGCACGCCAAGCGAGTTCCCCAGAACGGTGCTGATGGGAGCCGGTTGGGTGATCAATCTGGCCGTAGCCGAGTGGGTCATCCAACAGAAGCGTCGGAGGCAGAGGCAGACCGTCCACCCTACGTCACCCTGCTGA